The DNA segment ggaactgtcaATCActttttacagtgattaacaactggacgtagattctgttgaatcagaccagtataaaaatacttgtgtgatttttctattccctacactcatttcattttaagcatattaagtgtttgataaattttcttaaagaaaattgatttgtgaaaaaggaccaacttgtttgttaaaagtgactgaacacgcttatacgctactctaagttttaattccgctgccttatactcttcgaaccatacccctccGATACCATCAATTTATAGTCTCATCACTACAATAACACCGCTTTGCTGCCACCAGCGATCGAATCTTTCTCCTTTCCTTTGCACAATAATGGTCAAGGTGTAGTAGTTAACAATACCATCATAATGCATGAGTTTTCTATCCCTCAGTTCTCCAACAATATCATGCAATCTCAACCACAGTGTGAACCAAAGGTTGGACACAtcagttgtttttttttctcaacgaGATAATGAACCACAAAACCTTCTCAAAGAAAGACCAAGATCAGGAAAAGGCATTAAAATAATGCACCTTCACACACCATAGAAGCACCCAATTTCAATTAGATTCTCTGCTGCAACACAAGcacaatgcttttctttttaggTTCAAGACATTCACCTCTAGTGGGGACAACGCAAAGGTGACACCTTTACCATGCTTTACCTCATCAACTCATGTGGGTTATCCCTGGAATTGGCCAAGAAAGTCTCCAAGAGTGTGAATTTGAAAACCCCAAGCGATGGAGGTGACAGAGGAGTTGCGCCAGATGAAGTCGCAATGGTGGGAGGACTCAAAGGCGAACGCTCGAGTGGTGGAGATGTTCGTGTCACATTGAAACGCATGGCAGGCGGAGGAGAAGGGTCTGTCGAACGCTCGAGTGGTGGAGATATTCGTGTCACATTGAAACGCGTGGCAGGCGGAGGAGAAGGGTCTGTTGCAGCAGATCAAGGCGGAGATAGAAGAGATCGCGTGGCTGAGGGGGCGCGTGACAAAGTTGGATGATAAGTGTtgattttacacttataaaCGAGCTCAAAGTTGCAATTGTTCATGTATTTTCTCATTGAAAAGTTTTAATTAGCATTAGAAAATGTGTAGAAGCTGTACAGGAAGTTATACATCAAAATGGAGTGTTGTCTGATGTTGCTCGCTGAGCCAAAAATTAAATTCGCTGatctaaaatttgttttattcgctcagcgcaccaaaACAATTCGCTGAGCGAATAAAATTCTGAGGAAGAGCTATAGTTAAATATTCACTTAGCGAGTGAGCCCTGCGCGCTAAGCGAATAATTATTCATTTGGCTTTTAGGTGGGAAATAGACAGAGAAGTGATCTTCGGACAGAGAGAAAAAAGGAACCGTAGAATATTGCAGACTTCAGGAGACACTCAAGGAATCCAGACAACATTGTATGCAAGGGATTGCAAAACTGTGTACGTTCTAGATGACTAGGAATAACTAATTCTCTCTTTCGTTGGAATTGAATGTAATGAATGACAATTGATGTAATCTTCTTGTTCAATACAAGTTGTGTTCATAtgcttttcttgttttacttgtcattatacggaagtatgatatatttaatatattcaaattgtaCTAGGAAGTAAATTTGAGTATGAGCGTAAGAAAAGCAACCAGAAGGAACGATGCTAGGAATAGTTTCAATTCTTCTGATCATTGTTAAACATCAGATCTTAATGCAAAggttatgtttaattacttaaggaattaataattaagcattattctttagaacttgttttaagaGATTAAACCAAGATACtgtgatgttaatgtttgaACGCAAATTATATTGTTCAAATAACTTACTGTAATGGTGGTCATGAAGTCAATTCCAACGAAGATTTCTTccacatttttattcaatttttaatattctgttatttgttgttaaattgattttgataaataattttaattgaacaaCTTAACTTAAattcccttgggagaacgataaataattttaattgaacaacttaatttaaattcttCCACATTACTTATAatgatttggtatacttgccaaaaagttatcaagtttttggcgccgttgccggggaatttgattgttttgttatttcaattcattgtttatgaattttaattctGTTTCATTATCTGTAAATccattgtttttagtttttgtatatctgtatatattgtgttttgttCCTATGTTATTTCTTTGGGCTGATCTTTAGAGATTTTTGTTCTGCATGAGACACAGAACAAAATCTGagaatttattgtttgattctGAGATTGAGAGGACTGCCCGTAGAAATAGCAGTAGGCGTAGAAGAGAAAATCGAAAAAAAGAAGCTAGAGAAGCTAGCTTATCTGCTACTTCCAACACTTTTTCTTCATCTGATCAAGAGGATAAAAGAATGGAGGCAAATCGTGATGATGAACAACAGAGAGCTAGGCGTACATTGGAGGATTATGCTTCAGTTTCTGTACCTTCATCCTTCAATAGTATAGCCCGACCTGTGGTGATTGCGGCTAATATGGAAATGAAGCGAACATTGATTCACCTTGTTCAAAGTAATCAATTTTCAGGATTGTCACACGAAAATCCCTACGATCATCTGACtacttttaatgaaatttgtaatattgTGAAAATGTTGAATGTGTTAGATGAGGCAATCAGACTTAGTCTCTTTCCCTTCTCTCTGGCTGGAAATGCCAAGAAATGGTTAAATTCTTTTCTTGAGGGAAGTCTGATTGGTTGGGATGACGTAGTGGCAaaatttttacacaaatatttcCCTCAATCAAAGATAAATAAAGGCAAGCAAGAGATATCCTCTTTCCAACAGGAACCTGAAGAGACTTTGAGCCAGACATGGGATAGGTTCAAGGGGTTGCTTCGAAAGACTCCCATTCATGGGTTTGACGTTCCCACTCAATTAAACTCGTTCTTAGGAGGTTTGAAATCTCACACAAAGTtaatgttagatgcctcagcagGAGGGAACATTAGGTGGAAGACACCTGATGaagtgatgaatcaatattttataccattagcttagtttttcgcgccgaattgtgttgatgatttgcgcttaattcttagttattgtgtcattttcaccatttgggcttaattagaccaataattcatattttaattaatttgaattaattgagcttaattattcctatttttattttcagggaaattttggaatcacactgtggGACTTTTtgaagggcaccaattaagtgaagactctccacaagacaatttagaattaatctaGTTTAGCTTAGTAGTTTAGATTgtgtaaatgaatttttttgtgTCTTTGGACCCTTTTGTTGCAAGACAAATATTGTAGAAGCCCAATATAAAAAAAGGGTGACTTGGAACTAGGGTTTAGGGTGGatcccaccctaatttttgtgAATAGGACACACGACCCTTGGGGCTACAACCGCCACGGACTTTTCTGCTTTTTTGgctaaaacatatttttgcttcatAGACAGCGTTGTGAAGGAGAGCAAATGGCAATGGTGTTcacgtttttttttctctgatggttgaatgaaaaagaacatttccattctctttttctcctttttatttgtgttgtcctggaattttgtttttagcTTGTCATAGAATGAAAGTATGAAGCTGACACGCAAATTTGAATGAGGCTGGAAACGTTTTCTTTGAAAGGAATGTTACTCTCGGTTTGAGGGCTGGAAAGTGTCCAaggaattcatttttttatttgctgaAAGGGTCCCATCAAGCCAATGTTTCCAGCAGCCATGCGCTNNNNNNNNNNNNNNNNNNNNNNNNNNNNNNNNNNNNNNNNNNNNNNNNNNNNNNNNNNNNNNNNNNNNNNNNNNNNNNNNNNNNNNNNNNNNNNNNNNNNNNNNNNNNNNNNNNNNNNNNNNNNNNNNNNNNNNNNNNNNNNNNNNNNNNNNNNNNNNNNNNNNNNNNNNNNNNNNNNNNNNNNNNNNNNNNNNNNNNNNNNNNNNNNNNNNNNNNNNNNNNNNNTTTGCTTTGCTTGTGCATTGTTAGAATTTTATTCACATGTTGACTTTGAAGTATATAAGATGTTAGTTTTTAATTGGAAAGAGGGATATGTCACGTCCAGTAGCTGAATTCATGTTGGGATTAAATGCTTTGGAAATTGCTTTAGCTTGAGGATAAAGAAGTGTGTTGATTGCATTGGAGATAGCACAAGTCACGATCAAGGTTCAACTTTTAGTctattcttaatttaatttactttagtaggtgcatgtgtcatttgaattggtaaaaaaaatatgttgcttattttctttagctttaaattagtttacattgtaggattagttgtttttaatttctttaatttagttttgcatttgatttaatttaactgtgtttagatatttgtttagtctagtatttggtttagcattttcattctctggactcgattttaaaaaaataactgcaaccagaccagagctccaaatgctacgttttatatatcaaatgaaagataattgagtctactttccaggaaaaaaaacctcatctcatttagagctctgtataaaaagttatggttaaaacattgagcaaaggtcagagctgcctagttccagcgtgaattttcgtttttactgttttaatttcattttaatttttccgcatccacaaacaacatttcaaaaccccccactgTGTTTGATCTGAgactcgaaccgcaaaattggtccttgagagacgacctaggagtcaattcctagcactatactgcattcttaatttgcaatcaaatttgtatgggccgcgacagctCATCATGAAGCCTATGAGATTATTGAAAATATGGCATCCAGTGACAATGACATTCAAAGTGAGAGAGTGCAAAACCAAAAGAGGGGAATGTTTGAGTTGCAATCCCAAGATGCCTTATTAGCTCAAAACAAAATCACGACTCAACAGCTAGAGTCTCTGATGAAAAAGATATCACAACTACAACTCCAAAATGTATCACAGACATAACATCAAACAGTGCAAGGTTGTGAACTGTGTGGTGGAGAGCACCAAAATGGACAATGTGCTATTCTAACCAATGCAAAGGAAGAGGTAAATTATATGGGAAATCAAGGCCGTCAAGGCAATTTTGGAAATTATAATCAAGGATGGAGACCTCATCCTAGTATGGGTCAGGCTAGTTCCAGTAGACCACCACCTCCACAGTTTCAACGACAACCCACTCTTTCTGATAGGACATCAAAATTGGAAGAAACtcttcaacaattcatgcagATTTCCTTGTCAAATCAAAAGAGTACAAATGCTTCTATAAGGAATTTAGATGTTCAAATGGGTCAGTTGGCCAAGAAATTAGAAGAGAAGCCTGTAAATACATTTGGAGCTAACATTGAACCAAATCCAAAACAACATTGCAAAGCTATAATTACAAGGAGTGATAAAGTGTTAGAAAGTGTAGTTGTGAGGAAGgaggatgaaaaagaaaaattaagtgaagaacaggaagaaaaagaagagaaagttgaggaagaagaagataaaaagaaagcaGTGGAAGAGAgccaaaaaggaaaacaaattgtAAATCCTTTACCGTATCCAAAGTCATATtctagaaaggaaaaggaaagtcAATTTTCAAGATTCATGgctctcttcaaaaagttggaAATCACAATTCCCTTTTCAGAAGCACTTCAACAAATTCCGTCATATGCTAGATTCATTAAATAGCTGTTGACCAAAAAGAGAAAGTATATTGAggaagaaacaattgaggtgTAAGGGAATTGTAGTGCCATCATCCAAAAACTTCTACCACCAAAATTCAAAGAACCTGGAAGTTTTACTATTCCATGCACAATTGGAAAGCTCCCCATTGGAAAAGCATTGATAGACTTAGGGGCAAGCATCAATTTAATGCCTTTGTCTATGTGAAAGAAAATTGGGGACATGGAAGTAAAACCAACAAGGATGACACTTCAACTAGCAGATAGGTATGTGAAGTACCCATATGGAGTTATTGAAGATGTCTTAGTGAAAGTTGACAAATTCACTTTtctagtggattttgttattcttGACATGGAAGAGGATACTGAAGTCCCCCTCATATTGGGTAGACCATTTATGAAAACTTCTAGGGTGATAATTGATGTTGATGACAGTCATCTTAAGGTGAGGTTGCATGATGAGACAATAAATTTCAATGTTGTGGAAGCAATGCGACACCCCAAGGATAGAGGAAATTATTTTAGAGTGGAAGTTTTGGATGATGTGGTTGAAAAAGTGAAGAACCATATGTATGTGAAATCCCCTTTAGAGCGTGTTTTGGTAGATGCATGTGAAGAGCTCGCTGTTGATGAAGAATCAGAAGTGGATGAGATTTCACAACATCTGgaagaattgaaagaagaaaaatccactGATTTGAAAGTGTAAAAATTAGAAAAGGCTGACTTGGATGATAAAGAAAAGATGGAATTAAAAATGCTTCCTAATCATCTTAGGTATGTGTTTTTAGAGGAAAATTCAAAGAAGCCTGTTATCATAAGCAATTCTCTGTCAAATAGTAAGGAAGCAAAATTGGTTGAAATCTTAAAAGAGAGTAAGAAGGCAATAGGTTGGCATATATCTGATCTGAAAGGTATAAGCCCAACCTACTGCATGCATAAGATTATGATGGAACAAGACTTTAAACCCATAGCACAACCACAGAGGAGATTAAATCCTACGTTGAAAGAGGTGGTGAGAAAGGAAGTTCTTAAATTGCTTGAAGCAGGAATGATTTATCTTATCTCTAACAGTGCTTGGGTAAGTCCTGTGCATGTTGTTCCAAAGAAAGGGGGTATGACTGTTGTTCcgaatgagaaaaatgaattactTCCTACAAGAACAGTCACAGGGTGGAGAATGTGTATagattacaaaaaattaaatcaaaccaCCAGAAAAGACCATTTTCCTCTGGCTTTCATGGATCAAATGTTGGAAAGGCTGGCAGGACAAGCCTACTATTGTTTCCTGGATGGCTATTCAGGGTACAACCAAATAGTAGTGAATCCTGAGGACCAAGAAAAGACTGCTTTCACTTGTCCCTTTGGTGTGTTTGCATACCGAAGGATGCCTTTTGGTTTTTGTAATGCTCCTGCTACATTCCAACGTTGCATGCTTGCCATCTTTGCTGATTTGGTAAAGAATTGCATTGAAGTGTTCATGGACGATTTCTTAGTCTTTggaaaattatatgatttatgCTTACAGAACCTGGATGTTGTCTTAAAAAGATGTATTGCCATGAACCTTGTTctaaattgggaaaaatgccaATTTATGGTTCGTGAGGGAATTGTCTTAGGACATAAGATATCATCCAGGGGAATAGGTGTAGATCAAGCAAAGGTTGATGTTATTGATAAGCTACCACCTCCTAGAAATGTCAAAGGGGTAAGAAGCTTTTTTGGACATGTTGGATTCTACAGGAGATTCATAAAAGATTTTTCCAAGATTGCTAAACCCCTTTGCAATTTGCTTGAGAAAGACACTACGTTTGAGTTTGATGGGGAGTGTCTTAAAGCTTTTGAAGTCTTGAAAGAGAAGCTTATATGAGCCCCTGTTGTAGTCCCACCAAACTGGACTCAAGATTTTGAGTTaatgtgtgatgctagtgatTATGTTGTTGAGGCTGTGTTAGGACAAAGACGTGGCAAGATTTTTCACGTTATTCATTATGCCAGTAAAGTTCTGAATGGTGCACAATTGAATTACGCCACAACtgaaaaagaatttttggcAATTGTGTATGCTCTTGAAAAGTTTAGACCGTATCTAATAGGATCTAAAGTTATCATTTACACTGACCATTCAACCATCAAATACTTACTGGCAAAGTCTGATTCAAAGCCACATCTCATAAGATGGGTGTTACTGTTACAGGAATTTGATTTGGAAATTAAAAAGACAAGAAGGGGAGTGAGAACATTATTGTTGATCATTTGTCTCGCCTCCTTAACATAGAGGTGACTGATAAGGAGGGAGAAATTAAGGGATAATTTATAGATAAGCGTCTGATGCTCATTCaacaaaggccatggtttgcAGATATGGCAAATTTTAAGGCTGCAGGAATTCTCCTTGATGATTTGACTTGGCAGTAGAAGAAGAAGTTTATGCATGATTCCAAAGAATATCTTTGGGATGATCCTTATCTCTTCAAGTTAGGTGTTGACCACTTACTCAGGCAGTGTGTTATAGCACTATCCtatggcattgtcataattcgcCATATGGAGGACACTTTAATGGAGAAAGGACCGCCGCCAAAGTGCTGCAATTTGGTTTCTTTTGGCCAACCTTGTTCAAAGACGCACATGCTCATGAAAGAGGTTGTGATAAATGCCAAAGAACAGGAAGCGTTTCAAAGAGACATGAGATGCCACTGCAAGCAATTTTAGAAGTTGAAGTATTTGATTTTTAGGGAATGGATTTTATGGAACCATTACCTTCTTCCTACAACAACGAATATATTTTAGTTGCAGTGGATTATGTCAGTAAGTGGGTAGAGGCTGCAGCATGCCAAAAGAACGATGCCAAGACAGTGGTCAAATTTCTCAAGAGACAAATCTTCTCAAGATTTTGTGCCCCTAGGAACCTCATAAGTGATGGAGGATCACATTTCTGTAATGCCCAATTGGCCAAGGTCTTGTCACATTATGATTTGTCACATTATGATGTGAGGCACAAAATTTCCTCTCTTTATCATCCACAAACCaatggccaagctgaagtttccaaTCGGAAAATTAAGAGAATCCTTGAAAAGATTGTTTCATCTTCAAGAAAGGATTGGGCTGCAAAGTTAGATGATGTTTTGTGGGCATATAGGATTGACTGCCTTGAAGACTCCTGTGGGGCTAACACCCTTCTAGTTAGTCTATGGCAAGTCATGTCATCTCCCAGTTGAGATGGAACATAAGGCTTACTGGGCCTTAAAATTTCTTAACTTTGATGCTTCTCTGTGTGCAGGTAAAAGAAAGCTTCAGTTGCAAAAGTTGGAGGAAATGAGGATGACTGCCTATGATTCTTCAAGGAAATACAAAGAAAGGGTCAAGATGTACCATGACAAGAAGCTGATCAAGAGAGAATTTCAACCTGGACAACAAGTAGTGTTGTTCGATTCCAGATTCAAGTTGTTTCCAGGTAAGTTGAAAGCTAAATGGTCTGGTCCTTTTGTGATTAAGGCAGTCAAGCCTTATGGTGCTCTTGAATTGATGGATCCAAATTCTGAGGATCCAAATAGAAGCTGGATTGTTAATGGCCAAAGACTGAAACATTATTTGGGTGGTGAGGTTGAACGCCTCACCACAATTATTAAATTGTCTGAACCATGAGAtttt comes from the Vigna radiata var. radiata cultivar VC1973A chromosome 2, Vradiata_ver6, whole genome shotgun sequence genome and includes:
- the LOC106752461 gene encoding uncharacterized protein LOC106752461 encodes the protein MDFMEPLPSSYNNEYILVAVDYVSKWVEAAACQKNDAKTVVKFLKRQIFSRFCAPRNLISDGGSHFCNAQLAKVLSHYDLSHYDVRHKISSLYHPQTNGQAEVSNRKIKRILEKIVSSSRKDWAAKLDDVLWAYRIDCLEDSCKRKLQLQKLEEMRMTAYDSSRKYKERVKMYHDKKLIKREFQPGQQVVLFDSRFKLFPGKLKAKWSGPFVIKAVKPYGALELMDPNSEDPNRSWIVNGQRLKHYLGGEVERLTTIIKLSEP